In a single window of the Bufo bufo chromosome 5, aBufBuf1.1, whole genome shotgun sequence genome:
- the LOC121000936 gene encoding zinc finger protein 836-like, producing MEQAPVTFEDVAVYFTRREWETLSQEQKSLYKEVMNENYQMILSLNRPDIIQSIDLGCEPYVQSLGDCDHKGVWQEKNMKDESSFQPSRSDITSSRCEAQVKRQRRYPRVNPFRWIKKDKKKKSRISRSAKRTKEKKTLGGDDLMKVSPERRRCDVSTSISHEPASNPEDKPLLDEPCGMMGGSKDLCSEEEAADETEADPSGEAVSTRKIQEDVSEGSSLTRRARFATNVKNYEKRTEDAHLPSNVNGFQKGEDSRLHGDSADSKDIAVCEASNFLMEATSESPSKNGSPETATGKEEKMSPTTEKKASRKKRDKHVKFNEVVTMILIKQQSEERSSKCLESGVKLQSTSLPVLKNVNDDDKNRKVEQCSTGHDVEDRTSQGQNSLHRNVEGSKRTRKRPTGSSCRPSTMKYSKKRIVVGTGSAPQALEQPMSPSKNTVRERNELHGVEDKKVWTMNSEGRKVNACSVPPQTNTPLNNHEQKFIKSYSCSNCGKITHWSKLSIYQKENIERSIAHMCRTCGRRHKSSCPATAPDQAIHPLALTSPGVDEMSKAADYSKKIAADSSAPPNTEKRRHKDERKVKTTEESKHLVTASDQRTGASSDHCRKPPQTSEDDSKSNACHQYRNPGAALDVTLKTFTGSSVKSTSTANHSPLGLDSRKNRIIIKDKNVASKSPADQPRKPGDNREHEVCTIWKECSITEERNHPLRSDQQKKVTKSCPSVLQKTQNFPQAAVKTHSINLNNIRNPRRIVDPIKSKFDKDCTKCGKSLAKHVTVNSENPADGSEKNCVLRVKTKCEQPPEDREPFQCKQCGKIFTKNHTKPPGERPYSCKKCGKSFHDSGNNEVHMKLQTKEKMKIFTGSSADNAAADTSTPGLDSSYSRTGTKDKKMTFKSFAELPGKTDSKEHEEVCMICGDSFIAEQKNDPFVSDQQKKRTKGRPSVLENTQDHPQALLKTCSSCVSKIRNPRKIENPENLQSNKNCSKWGKSAAEHVKAENPAEGGKKNHVLRLKKRKQPLEGIEPYQCKQCGKTFTRHFTLLQHRTVHTGERPYSCKECGKAFRDGGYLKVHMRLHTKEKPYTCSECGKCFGQNSTLMVHLRTHTDERPFQCSECGKSFSDRSTFRHHQMIHTGEKPFTCSFCGKKFTQQAHVKRHEKMHTGERPFGCTMCEKRFIDRTKLRKHELTHNREPKN from the exons ATGGAGCAG GCTCCGGTGACATTTGAGGACGTCGCCGTCTATTTCACAAGGAGAGAATGGGAGACGCTGAGTCAGGAGCAGAAGTCGCTGTACAAGGAGGTGATGAACGAGAACTACCAGATGATCCTGTCACTGA ACCGTCCGGACATCATACAGAGCATTGATCTAGGATGTGAGCCGTACGTCCAGAGCCTCGGTGACTGCGACCACAAAG GTGTTTGGCAAGAGAAGAATATGAAGGATGAATCCTCATTCCAGCCGAGCCGCAGTGACATCACGAGCAGCAGATGTGAGGCGCAGGTGAAGCGGCAGAGGCGCTATCCCCGAGTGAACCCCTTCAGGTGGATCAAGAAAGACAAGAAAAAGAAAAGCCGCATTAGTCGATCCGCGAAGAGAACTAAGGAGAAAAAGACACTGGGAGGAGATGATCTAATGAAAGTCTCACCAGAGAGAAGACGCTGTGATGTTTCCACCAGCATCTCACATGAGCCTGCCAGTAACCCGGAAGACAAGCCGCTCCTTGATGAGCCCTGTGGGATGATGGGTGGGAGTAAAGATCTCTGTTCTGAGGAGGAGGCAGCTGATGAGACAGAAGCAGACCCTTCAGGAGAAGCCGTCAGCACACGCAAGATACAGGAAGATGTTTCAGAAGGAAGCAGCCTGACAAGACGTGCAAGGTTCGCAACAAATGTGAAAAACTATGAAAAACGTACCGAAGATGCTCACTTACCATCCAACGTGAATGGTTTCCAGAAAGGAGAGGACTCGAGACTTCATGGTGATTCTGCCGATTCCAAAGACATTGCTGTATGTGAGGCCTCCAATTTTCTGATGGAAGCCACCAGTGAGAGCCCCAGCAAGAATGGATCCCCGGAAACTGCAACTGGGAAGGAGGAAAAAATGTCTCCAACCACAGAAAAAAAAGCATCCCGCAAGAAAAGAGACAAACACGTGAAGTTCAACGAGGTGGTCACCATGATTCTGATTAAGCAGCAGTCTGAAGAACGCTCCAGTAAATGTCTGGAGAGTGGAGTGAAGCTGCAGAGCACAAGTCTTCCTGTTCTCAAGAATGTGAATGATGACGACAAGAATAGGAAAGTGGAGCAATGCAGCACTGGACATGACGTAGAAGATAGAACATCTCAGGGTCAGAATTCCCTTCATAGGAACGTAGAAGGAAGTAAGCGCACAAGAAAGAGACCGACTGGGTCAAGCTGCCGTCCAAGTACAATGAAATACAGCAAGAAGAGGATTGTGGTCGGAACGGGATCAGCCCCGCAAGCCTTAGAGCAGCCAATGTCTCCATCCAAAAATACTGTAAGAGAAAGAAATGAGCTGCACGGAGTAGAGGATAAGAAGGTCTGGACCATGAATAGTGAAGGCAGGAAGGTGAACGCCTGCTCAGTACCACCACAGACAAACACTCCCCTAAACAACCATGAGCAGAAGTTCATTAAATCTTATTCCTGCTCCAACTGTGGTAAAATCACCCACTGGTCGAAGCTCAGCATATATCAGAAGGAGAATATAGAGAGGTCGATCGCTCATATGTGCAGAACTTGTGGTCGTCGTCACAAGAGCAGCTGTCCTGCCACTGCTCCTGACCAGGCGATTCATCCACTCGCCCTCACCAGTCCTGGGGTTGATGAAATGTCTAAAGCAGCAGATTACAGTAAGAAGATTGCAGCCGATTCCTCTGCTCCACCAAATACAGAGAAAAGACGACACAAAGATGAAAGGAAAGTGAAGACCACAGAAGAGTCGAAGCATCTTGTCACTGCTAGTGATCAGAGAACAGGAGCCAGCAGTGATCATTGCAGAAAGCCTCCACAAACCTCTGAAGATGACAGCAAATCCAATGCATGCCACCAGTACCGAAATCCTGGAGCTGCACTGGATGTGACGCTGAAGACTTTTACAGGATCCTCCGTTAAGAGTACGTCCACTGCTAATCATTCACCTCTGGGTCTGGACTCCAGAAAGAACAGAATTATTATAAAGGATAAGAATGTGGCCTCCAAATCTCCTGCTGACCAGCCCAGGAAACCTGGAGACAACAGAGAACATGAGGTTTGCACAATATGGAAAGAATGTTCTATAACAGAGGAAAGGAATCATCCATTAAGGTCTGATCAGCAGAAGAAAGTGACCAAGAGTTGTCCCAGCGTGCTCCAGAAGACTCAGAACTTTCCTCAGGCTGCTGTGAAGACACACTCTATTAATCTAAACAATATAAGGAACCCCAGGCGGATCGTGGACCCTATAAAGTCAAAATTTGATAAAGACTGCACTAAATGTGGCAAGAGTCTGGCAAAGCATGTTACCGTGAACAGTGAGAATCCCGCTGATGGTAGTGAGAAGAATTGTGTTCTGCGTGTGAAGACAAAGTGTGAGCAACCACCAGAAGATAGGGAGCCCTTCCAATGTAAACAGTGCGGGAAAATCTTCACCAAGAACCACACTAAACCCCCTGGAGAGCGCCCCTACTCCTGCAAGAAATGTGGTAAATCCTTCCATGACAGTGGAAACAATGAAGTTCACATGAAGTTGCAAACTAAGGAGAAGATGAAGATATTTACAGGGTCCTCAGCCGACAACGCTGCTGCTGATACTTCAACTCCGGGTCTGGATTCTAGTTATAGCAGAACTGGCACTAAGGACAAGAAAATGACTTTCAAATCTTTTGCTGAGCTGCCTGGAAAGACTGACAGCAAAGAACATGAGGAGGTCTGCATGATATGCGGAGATAGTTTTATAGCAGAGCAAAAGAATGATCCATTTGTCTCTGATCAGCAGAAGAAACGAACCAAGGGTAGGCCCAGTGTGCTTGAGAACACCCAGGACCATCCTCAGGCTCTTCTCAAGACGTGCTCTTCTTGTGTTTCCAAGATAAGGAACCCCAGAAAGATCGAGAACCCTGAGAATCTGCAATCTAATAAAAACTGCTCTAAATGGGGCAAGAGTGCAGCGGAGCATGTGAAAGCAGAGAATCCTGCTGAGGGTGGCAAGAAGAATCATGTTCTACGGTTGAAGAAGCGTAAGCAACCGTTGGAAGGGATTGAGCCCTACCAGTGTAAACAGTGCGGGAAAACCTTCACCCGTCACTTCACTCTGCTGCAGCACCGCACCGTACACACCGGAGAGCGCCCCTACTCCTGCAAAGAATGTGGTAAAGCCTTCCGGGATGGTGGATACCTTAAAGTTCACATGAGATTGCACACTAAGGAAAAACCCTACACTTGTTCAGAGTGTGGTAAGTGTTTTGGTCAGAACTCCACACTGATGGTGCACTTGAGGACACATACCGATGAGAGACCATTCCAATGTAGCGAGTGCGGGAAGAGTTTTAGTGATCGTTCCACCTTTCGGCACCACCAGATGATTCAcaccggggagaagccatttaCATGTTCTTTTTGTGGAAAGAAGTTCACGCAGCAGGCACACGTCAAGCGACATGAGAAGATGCACACCGGGGAGAGGCCGTTTGGATGCACAATGTGCGAGAAGAGATTTATTGACCGCACAAAGCTGAGGAAACATGAGCTGACCCACAACCGAGAGCCCAAGAACTGA